TTCTTTGCTATCTGTTTCTTCATTTCATCTCTGGTTGGTTTTATGTGATTAGATGTGCAAGTCTCTGGCTTTTTAATTTGAACATGCGTTGAAGGAAATATATGGTTGTTCAAGGAGTGTTGGATTTCTTCCTTCCAGGCGTTGTTTGATTTCTGGGTCCCATGTTACTTATTTATTTCAAAATCCTAAATGCCCAGTTCTTCAGATCTAGAAAAGTTGCATACTTTGGATTTTAATCACGCTCTCTCCAAAATTCAACCCAGGGTAGTGGAAATGGTTCACAGCTTTGAATCATTTTATGTGATTTCTGAATGGTTCACGAATTAGTTTATTGTTCTTTGTCATCAGCATTGCCTTTATGTTTCAATGCTTACTGTCTGTTGATCCTATGTACTGGTCTGATGCCATCACCACAATATTGTAGATTTAACATGTAGACATTTTCCtttttagcacttacaatctaGGGATGATATCGTTTTAACATTAAATTTGAACTTCATTTATGTTTTCCAATATTCTTTTTCCTGGGTCTTTTAAAAGTATCTTTCAAATAATTCATTTTTCAAGGAGTCCACAACTTCTCTAGCGTCTTGAGTTTTATTTTAGTGTATGTTAATCGTTAAATAATTTTTAGATTTCAATTTCAAGAACACTGGTTCCTAGGGGTGCAACATGGGTgaattgggttgggttgagtgcTAACTCGAGCTCATCCCaatctcaagaggacccaacccggGGTgcctaacccaaacccaacctgacttaaatacatgtgattattcccaacttgaccgaacccaacccaaacccaagtcGCAGCCTTGCTAGTTCCTCTGATATTTAATAGTGGGTGATGGGTTTCTTCTTTGATGTGAACTGCTTGTGCACATTTGTTATGCTTTTTCATAGGATTTTGGTCTCTGGACTTTGATtccctttaaaataataataaaattttttttattagaacACCCATCATCAATCATTTggtgagagagttttttttttttttttaatttttattgaaaGGTAATGGTAATTTATTAAGCAAGCGCCAAAAAGGCAACAAAGAATACAAAGATAGCACAACCATCAAACCCCACCATTACAAAGACAAATCTGCAACCCGTCAAATTACATTGGCATAGACCATCCACTCTCCCCACCATTGCACATACCCCATTCCGAAACAAAACACTTAATCTTCACTCTTATGCATTCAAAACTGTGTCTAACGTTGTGGAAGCATCTCCAATTTCTCTCCTCCCAGTTTGCCCATAGCCCCGCCATCAAACATAAATTGTGTTGATTCTTTTGAGTAATATATCTGAAAGTGCCCCGTGATTCTTTATTGAAATCATTTTGGACACAACTGGTACATTGCAAAATAACTATTCCTCTGACATCGCCACAGAGGCCAACTGAATTCGGTGTTACCCAAGACACATCAAAAGCGGTGAAAACTCCATTCCACACCTTAAGAGCAAAGGGGTAATGAAGGAACTAGTGGTTAACCGATTTGAGGTTATCACCACACCTCAAGTAGATGTTGGTTAAGATCATCCCCCGCTTTTGAAGATTATCAACAGTTAAAGAGGTTTTGTTTTGGAAGCTTATTTGTGAGggatccatttttttaaaattttatttatttatttattatttttttaatgcagcATCATCTTGTATTGTTGTGTGGCTGTGAAAGGTTATCCATGGAATTATTCCTCATCTCTCGTCCTATGCTGGAAAGGATTATGATATCCGTAGCTGACTCATTGTTCCAGAAATGGTCCTGATAAATCGTAGAAAAGTACAAACTTGTATGGAATCTAAATTTTCTAATCTTTATCCAAGTTCGAAAATATATGGTGTTTTCACTAGTCACTACCTTGCAGTTCAGGTGGGGTCATCTGCATTTATATCTTGCTTCAAATTAGTTTGAATTTTTTCAGACAATCAGGTGGGTCACAGGAATCTGAGGATATTTTGCTTCCTCTGATTTGAGATGTCATTTTGTTTTATGCTAGGGATTTCCTGGACTCTTACTTTCTGTAGCAAAGAATTTTTGTGATGTCTGTTTCACCTCATATTTTGGAAGTTCGGATGACTATTGGATGTCTCCTTCCACCTGACCCCACCGTGGAGCCATATCATGTGATTTGAATCGATCAAACAACCGTAGATCTCCAATCAGTGGACCACAAACAGATGATGAGAAGAAAAAGAGCAGCAGTATCTACCCAATGGCAGAAGTCCTCAGATCgcatggttaggatcattagatTGGAGCAACTTTTGCGCTACGAGCCTACTGAATGAATAGCCTCTATCAGGTTGATGTTGTGCTAAAGATTCAAATGGGTCAGCTCAACCTGACAGGTTATTTGACCCACTAAATGCTTCTGGATCTGAAATCGGACCCATTGGTCAGGTCTGGGTCCAAAATACCTCTCCAACTATCAAATTGGTCAGGTTTGGAACCTTGCAAAGTTGGCCTGATGTGAACTGCCCCAGACCTGGCTTTTAAATGAGTCATATTTGGACCATTCAAAAAAAGACCTGACCTGAACTTGATCTAGCATCAACCCTAATTTAGGAAATTAAGGCAAATGACAGAAATGTAAAACCCAGCTAAATAAAATGTATAGTTGGGTGCTTAACAGGCAGACTATATTAAATAGGGAATTATTAATTAGACCAACCCTCTGTGGATCCCACCCAAACGGGATCCAATGTTAAATGGGTCAGGTAGAATCCTTTATTCTGGACCCAAGCCAGGCCCAATCAAGACCCGATTTATTTCGCCAGGGACCTCAACCAACGTGGTTCATATACTAATGAATTGGGGCCTGGGCTGAAATCTAGACCTGATTATTAGAAGGTCGTGTCTGGAACTCCTCTCAACCCAACCCGAACTGATCCATTTGCACCCCTATGTGTGGACGGGGATCAATCACCTACTTCTGATGGAAGTTTCCATAAGTGGCTTCTTGTAGCATCTTTTCacatttaatatttttatatttttattgtgCATTTCATTTTAAATACTCTTTATTAAATATAAATATTCAGGCATTGCTATACCATACCCAAGACAAATACAtacatatgcatacccatgttgTAGATGTATGGATGCGGGTGCCTTGGGGTATTTGAAGGATCCAGGTTTCACAGACTGAAATAAGCTTATAAAAAAGGCAACTGGTAGATGAATCCAACAGGCCATGGTGAGCCTTTAGGTTTTGCAAACGGGTCCACGGCCACCCTTATTTAGATATAGAAATTAATTTGCTAGTGATCTGATTTTGCCATTCTTTGGATTTGAGCATTTCCAATAACCATTACATTCAAGTATGCAGTAAATATTTTGTTGAAAATATGCTCTAATCTGTCAGAAATAGAGACACCTTGTTTATATTTATGCGTGTGTGCATGTGGGTGGATGGGTATTGGCATGCGTACACGTGTGTGCACCAGAGCACGTGTCTGTGGGTGCAGGCACacatgaacacacacacacacacacacacacacatctgtaTGCATTGCTTTTGCATGCATGTATGTGTAATTGATTTCGTATTTATGCATGTAAATATGTGCATCTGGTGAATGTCCATGTGGATCATTTTGGTAATGATTGAAATTCAGGTCTTTTACTGTTGATAATTCTGCCACCTTCAGAAATATGTGAATTCTTATTATCTTGAAAACATGGATTTATTACGATCTTCTCAATCTCATTTCAATCGATTCATGTTTCTAGGTGCAACTTCATTTCTATTTACCGAATACAAGTATCTTGGCGTTTTCACAGTCGTCTTTGGTGTGATTATATTTCTCTTCCTTGGTTCGGTGAAGGGTTTTAGCACGGCAAGTGAACCTTGCACCTATAATAAGGAGAAGCTCTGTAAACCCGCCTTGGCAAACGCGCTTTTTACAACTATTGCATTTCTACTTGGCGCTGTAACCTCCGTTCTCTCGGGTTTCCTCGGGATGAAGATTGCAACTTACGCAAATGCGAGAACAACGCTGGAAGCCAGGAAGGGTGTTGGAAAGGCATTCATTACTGCTTTTCGTTCCGGTGCAGTGATGGGTTTCCTTCTGGCTGCCAATGGGCTTTTGGTTCTTTACATTTCCATCAATCTCTTCGGATTGTATTATGGAGATGACTGGGAGGGTCTCTATGAATCAATTACTGGCTATGGCCTTGGAGGTTCCTCAATGGCACTCTTTGGAAGAGTTGGAGGAGGTATATACACAAAAGCAGCTGATGTCGGCGCTGATCTTGTTGGAAAAGTTGAAAGGAATATCCCTGAAGACGATCCGCGAAACCCTGCTGTATAATCTCCTATATAAATTGCACATTTTTCcccttttcaatttttcttctgTTTGTCATTCAATAGCTTCTGATATGTACAATATCCTGAGGTCATGGTTGGCTTGTGCAGATTGTTCATCTGTTGGGCCCATGGTGAATAGGCCATGACAAAAAAATCTTCTCCTTCGGAAAATCCCAGCCATTCAGTTTGTGGCCTGCAAATAGCAGGTTAgggaaaagaaaacaacaaaaatgGTCCTTACTCAACTGAAAAGGAGCCAAAGATTGGTTAGTTAGGACCTTCCCAATCtaggaatggtccatccatgctggggcccacttctacaaactgaaaGCTGAGGATACTATTCATGTCATCAATAACAGATCATACAATCCCTCTCTGAAGCATATCTTCTAGtggattgatttttgtttaggGTGTCTGATTGGACCAAATATAATTCGGTACAAATAAATCTTGAAActccatgatatttggtgcagccaaacatacctttttaaaaaattaaaaaatagtgaTATAAAATTTCTGACCATTTCTATTTATTTTGCAGGTTATTGCAGATAATGTGGGTGATAATGTGGGCGATATTGCTGGGATGGGCTCTGATCTGTTTGGGTCTTATGCCGAATCTTCCTGTGCAGCACTGTTTGTAGCATCAATTTCCTCCTTTGGAATCACCCACGACCTCTCTGCAATGTTATATCCTCTGATTATAAGCTCAATGGGGATTATTGTTTGCCTAATCACCACGCTTTTTGCAACCGATATCTTTGAGATTAAGAGTGTAAGCCAGATTGAACCCGCTTTGAAGCGGCAACTTCTCATCTCCACGATCCTGATGACCATTGGCATTGCAATCATCACCTTCATTGCTCTGCCATCCAAATTCACTATCTTCGACTTTGGAGCGGAAAAGACCGTGAAAAATTGGTACAATTGGGATTTTTTGTACCTTGATTTCCTCctgtccaaaaaaataaaattaaaaatcctCCTGTCTTTGTAAGAATTTATATATTCCAGTGccaatttcattttctttttctgttaCACAGGCACCTCTTCTTCTGTGTTTCGATTGGCTTGTGGGCGGGACTCGTCATTGGGTATATTACCGAGTATTATACTAGCAATGCTTACAGGTGAGGCCCGCTCTTTCATGCTACTAAGTGAGATAGCTATTATATTATTATGTGATTCTCAATCTACATGAACTGCATTGCTTTTTGTTTGACCCAGCAATGGTACAGGTTGGGTCACTCTTAATAACCTAATCCGTTGATTTGGTTTGCTCCATTATGGGATGGGCCATGCTCTAATCTCTTccctatcagatgatcctagccatcctatGGATATGGCCAATTAGTACGAATGGTGTGCCTTTAGTGGGGgtctgattggatggttaggaccaTCCAATGGGGAAGGTTTTGGGTTATCTCTCCCATCCACCATGGGACCTGGATGATTTAGACCCCTGAAATGGTGTATCCTACATGTGCAGTTTATTGGGCCGGTCAAATGCTCAATTGAGCATCATATATCTTAACTAATTTCCTGGCATGTTTGACTATCACCCTTTGTGTAGCAGATCTGATTCTCAATAAGAAACAATGATTATGAGTTGAAATTTGGTGAATCGTGCAGTCCGGTGCAGGATGTGGCTGATTCTTGCAGGACGGGTGCTGCAACAAATGTTATTTTTGGGCTGGCTTTGGGATACAAATCTGTCATAATTCCCATTTTCGCCATTGCTATAGCCATCTACGTGAGCTTCAGCTTGGCTGCCATGTATGGAATTGCAGTGGCTGCTCTAGGAATGCTTAGTACGATTGCGACTGGACTTGCAATCGATGCCTATGGACCCATCAGTGACAATGCTGGCGGGATTGCGGAGATGGCTGGAATGAGTCACAAGATCCGTGAGAGAACAGATGCCCTTGATGCCGCTGGAAACACCACTGCTGCCATCGGAAAGGTAATGCTTTCACATGCCAGTTTCATCCTTGTCTGGGCGGGAAAGAGCCACATGTGCGACCTCTCCACAGCTCTACTTGTCGCTGCATGTGCCGCCGTTGTATTTGTGTAGGACATCCAGCAGTGCATCAGGTTGGCTCCACTATTTTGATTACcctgcccaaaaatcaagccaatcaagCCATCAAGTGGGCGGCAGGCATACAAAAGTGAATGGCAGTTTAGAAGAGTTGCCAAAGGTCACTCAATGTACACGTCGGGTCCTGATGAGTGGGTCATGCATTCTTTGGGTGGGATTATttaaatggtgggcccacccatctGGTGCATGTATCCATCATAACATGCTCCATTGTCATATAAGCATGTGCATGGAGGTGCATGTTTTGGATTTAAACTGAACTTTGATTGTAAGATATACTAATTTCTATTCTCGATTTCCTAGAATCTTGACATGTTCTGGTTTTTCGTCAAGGGTTTCGCAATTGGTTCAGCCGCCCTTGTATCACTTGCTTTGTTCGGCGCCTTTGTGAGCAGAGCTGGACTCAAGACCGTTGATGTGTTAACTCCCAAGGTTTTCGTTGGATTGATCGTGGGTGCCATGCTTCCATACTGGTTTTCTGCCATGACAATGAAGAGCGTGGGCAGTGCAGCCCTGAAGATGGTGGAAGAGGTCCGCAGGCAGTTCAACACAATCCCAGGGCTCATGGAAGGAACAACGAAACCAGATTATGCAAATTGCGTGAAGATCTCTACTGATGCTTCGTTGAAGGAGATGATTCCTCCTGGTGCACTGGTTATGCTCACGCCTTTGATTGCTGGGACCTTCTTCGGGGTGGAGACGCTGGCCGGGGTTCTTGCTGGTTCGCTTGTTTCTGGCGTGCAGGTTCTGTCACTTCCCTTTGCTTGTATGCATATTACTTAATGGGTTTCCTAAGATCTCAACCTCCACCCATGCAGTCACACATATCAATGTCATTGTGAAATGACTCGGTGACTCAGATCGACTCATTCAATCTCCAGTCAAGTCAGCGGTGAATCACTCCGAATCGACTCAGATGAGTCACACGACACTCATCCAAGTCTAAAAACCATGGTCCACGTGGCACACATGTCCAAGAACCTAGCTGCCCAGCATGTAGGACTAGTTGTTATGTTCCTTGgcttaaaaatcaggctggttcaaATCTCCAAAAAGAGTTGGCCAACGGTCCACTTTCAGCATGCATGTATGGCGCACCTGATGACTAGAGATGAGCCCGATTCCTGCTCCAGGGCACATACACAATGGGCAGCTTGGGTGTGGCATGCATGGTTGACTACAAGGGATGGGACTGACGTGTGTGGATAATTAGTAAATGTATGAATCTTTCATGGGTTGTTAATAACTTGTAGAATCCTGTTTTCGCAGGTCGCCATCTCAGCCTCTAACACAGGTGGTGCTTGGGATAATGCTAAAAAGTATATAGAGGTaataatctctctccctctctctcccctcgaTGAAAATCTCCAATATGACATCGAGTGACAGTTCTTGCTTGAAAAGTGCTGTCGATTTTTCTTCATTCCCCAATTTCATTTTATTGAAGAGGCTAAATACATCGGCAACCGTTTTTGATGCACCTGTTGCCGTGCCTCAGTGGTAAACTctttggagtttcaacacgaggtcacgGGTTCAAGCATCCCTTGTGGTGCGAGTGCATGTGTAGGTGGAAAAAAAAGACAGAAGCAACCGTTTTTGATAGAGGTCGATTTGTGGCCATCATGACCATATGCTTTTGTGCCTCCCCATCTGATCTTCTTGCTGAAGCTCAACCAATTTGTCTTTTGGTTTGAGAACTGCTAGGGAAGCTTGCATGAAGGCAGATTGAAGAGGAGATTCATGAGATTGGAGCCATTCATCAGCTCTTGGCCCATTGTTAACATTTTCTGCCTAAAACCAGGCTAGTCAACTGATCATGTGGGCCATGCATGTACATTGAAAGTTGAATCTCTTTTctgccaaccatccattttttctcaCACATGCTTGCTTGATGAGTTAACTGGCTGACTTTTGTATTGTTGGAtattcatggtggccccacctgatgaatgggcagGATCATGTTTGCCTTGAATCTTTTCTTCCGTCCGTCCACccgtggactttttttttttttttcacatgcacacgcaccccacacacgcacgccatattggaatttcaccacctatgggtactcgaacccttgacccggtgttgaaactcctgagagtctaccacccgagtaagagtaaggacccgtggACTTGCCTTAGCAGTTGTTCTTTACTTTTGCTTGTCTTTACGATTAATATTCTATATAGTTGTTGGGAGTAGAGATGACATTCGAGTCGAGCTGGGAGGCCTTAACTGTATTTCATTGTCATTTTGTTGATCTATCATTGGCCGGGATTCTGATTTTGGATATGATCTTCTATGCAGGCGGGTGCTTCTGACCATGCACGGACATTGGGTCCAAAGGGCTCCGACCCACACAAGGCAGCCGTGATTGGGGACACCATCGGTGATCCCCTCAAGGACACTTCTGGACCATCCCTCAACATCTTGATCAAGCTCATGGCAGTGGAATCTTTGGTGTTTGCTCCTTTCTTCGCAACTCACGGCGGATTGATTTTCAAATGGCTCTGAAATGGAATTATGAACAGTCAGGTTTAGCTCAATGTTGCAACATTGTTAGCCTCAGTTTTGTTTCAGCTCGTAGTTGAATGTAGACTGGCCTGTGTTCAATGATCCaagttatatataaaaaaaaaggcgGTACAAAGGTATGGTTTTGCCACTGTATCGTTGTTTGTATTTCCATTTCTCTAATGAATCAAAATAACATAGTTACCATCAATAGGCTTTTATTTTTCCCTCCAAATAGATAATGTGGCCCCCACAAACATGCATGTTCTATTGGTGGGTCACCCTGCatgaaaagaatggatggtttgaaaGAAAATTGATAATGGTTCGCATTTGACCTACATGGGTGGCCTGCTTGATTTATGATTAGAAATAGAATGCCTTTCCTAATGAAGGAAAATCAGCATTTTGCTACTCTCCCATCCCTGATATAATATAAATTGGGAAAAGTGGTTTCCTACCACGAGAAGAAATGTCCCCTCTTGTTTCAAACAAATCATGGGCCTTTGTGATACTGATTTTATGGAAATCGTCTATTTTTGCTAGTGTCAATGAGATCATCCCAACGTACTCAAGGCCAGATAGACTTCTGGGTTGAGCTTTGATTCTACCAAGATAAGTTGAAATGGCCCACTAATGGATGGTTACCATGAGAGGGCCAATGATAGATCCACATCTATAATCATGTGCCCACATCTTTACTCTACCAAacggttttatatatatatatatatagcagaaaTGACATGTGAACACCTGCACAATGGCTTTTTTTGAAGCTGGCTTAGCTGAAAAGCCCCTATCATGTGACAGTCCCCTGGACCAAGGCAATTAATAATTGGGCTAATTGGGTTGGGTGTCATTTTCCAATCAACTAACTAATAATTAATAATTATTAGTAATAATTACAAGTTTTTTAGTTTACAAACTAATGAAAAAAGTGGTCTTGTTCCTCTAGAATGCTTTAATCATGcaaattttattttcatatttcAATCATGATGTGGTGTGTTTTTTTTAGCTTTGAATAATTTCGTTTTTCATTGTGGTTTTTCGTTTTTGATCTTGTaatgaatagaaaaaaaaatgtcttTGTGATAGAAAAACtattctttcattttttattccATAATCATTATGTAAagctttatcccaattaatttGGGTTGGCTATATGAATCCTATTTTGCCATTATGGTTAAACCTTTTGTtagatctgtttttttttttttttttataaaaattatttatttattattatctcCATTTGTCTTTTATCGCCTTCCTTTTTTCATTTGTTGTATTCTAATTCATGATGAAAGTCATGCCATAACCCTCATTTATTTAGGCTAGAGATCGATGATGAGAGCACAAAAGTTTTCTAAGCGCATTGTAAAAGATGGTATTTACATAGGTTGAATACAATTAATgggttttatttttaatctttttgTTTAAGTtataaatttaatattttaattcaaTTATTTAAAACTTCAAATTATATATGGGCATCCAATTCTCTAATGACTAATACTATAATGAAATAGAGATACCCAGCTATCACTTTTTACTTAAAAGTGTTTGgtaatttcattttcttctcacAATTTATTCCAACCAACACTTGCTTTATGCATATTTCCCTTGGCCTTTTCCATTCATATAGTATATTCATTCCCCTTGCCTTTTCCATTCATATAGTATATTCATTCCCCTTGATTTTTCCATATAGTGGTTGGAATTGATGTTGAGAGCTTGGTCTTCGCAATACCAGTCATGGTCttttatctatttttattttttccctttctaCTTTGATTAGTTATGTTGACTTTAAGCATATGGTTCTCATAATCCAAATTTTGAATATAGTTATACTTTCTAAATTAActcttaaaaaattataaaaaaatctcATAAAATAGTGATTATATATTTGTTCAAGTGGAAAAGGATACCTAACTCATTTCTCTTTCATTACCGAATCCTTTGCTCAAAATCTTTGAACATGCTCGAACTGTAGGAGTCGCATAGGGTTGGAGAGTCTTGCAATTCCCAAAATAATAAACGATTTTACCGAGTTTAGTGAACCATAAATTCAGAACTTTCATTTAACTAGTGACAACTCCAATTAAGATATATTATTCTTTAGTTAACACCATGCCCTCTATGCACAACAAAAATAGAAAATGTGAGGGGTTTGTTGCTGCTCCTGCGGAAAGCGTTCACACTACGACACATATTAGCGAAAGAGTTTGGAAATCATTGGCTATTGAGTGGACCCACATCTATAGCTCCCCTTAATGTACTATGATGCTTAACGCACATACGTTGATGGTGTTTTCATCTAGGATCGGGctattttttatttggtttgTTTTTTGCAGGATTTATTTGGTTAATACTCCAACAGGGTGTGATGATCATGGTGTAGTGTAAAGAACTTTATACAGCCATAAAGGTCATTACATAAAGGTAATAGTGgagtggcaactgttacacgttacggggtcgtaaaggTTGTTAAtgaaaaatgacctgtaaaaaccATTACATCCCCATAATAACCCGTTACACCTTCCATAAAAGCTATATATGCCTTGTAACTGGGTGGATACatgttttttgagttttttttctaATAGAAAATAAGAGACCACAACAGCTATTACACGGCTGTCATAGCTCGTATCAAAAGAGTAACGATGGTAGCCATTATAGCCACCATTACTATTACAGAATACCTCATTGATAACATACGTATTAAAAAAATTGGTCATGTTGACCCACTAAGAATGGTCATCACCACAAGCTGGTGCAATAATTTTAACTTCAAAaattaaccattgattttttttattttaaatattaatttcaACTGACGATTGGATGTCCACCAAAATTAAATCAGTGCTACGTTGGTTTATAGTCCAACCACAAATTGAATGGTCGAGTCTGAGTTAATTTTAGGGCAAGTGTTtactgcctgtgtatcaagcatcacactTTGCCGGAGTATTAAAGCTCCCCTTGCTTTGCCGGAGTATTAAAGCTAGAGAATCTGTCTTTACACGGTCTAGTACCATGAGCTCGGACCGGATCCTTGCGTTTCAGCGCGCAAACACTCAGGCGCTCTCGGACCCACCGTGTTGTATATTTAACATCCAgtccgtccttttttttttttcttgggccACCATTGTGTGTATTTTCATCAAACCCGTCAATCGGGTGTAATTCTCTGGGATGAAATGGGTATGTAGAAATCCCCTCTTCTGAAACTCAGGCGCGCTAAGCAGCACAAACTTAGAGATTTTAGTTTGTTTAATTTGTGTAGCTCATTTAAGTTCTCTATTAGGCCCAATCTTTTTTATGTGCCGTTGAAATAagggttctcacctgatggacggactggatttaaTACAATATAACATAGTGCGCCCACGGAGCATAGAGAAAAAGCAGGTGGAtttatatacacaacatggtggaccatCGAACTGCCCTTTTCTGTTTTTTAGGGGCGGAAGCTGAGACGTATATTAAGgaaaggaaacagattggctacttcccctgccacgagctcggtggctgatggtcagtgctctgtgggccccaccatgatgtatgtgtttcatccatgccgttcatccaattttacagatcattttaggatcgATCCTGAAAATGAGTGTGATATaaaattcaaatggaccacaccacaggaaaacaatagtgattggatatccaccgttaaaatcctcctaaggcccactgtactgtttatttgacatccaatctgttgatcaggtcatatagacctagatgaagtaaaaaaacaaatatcatcttaatccaaaacttttatgcccccaaaatagTTTTTAATGTTCGACCTTCAtatgacactgtttcctataatgtggtccaattgagattgggatatacctcattttttgtctcatatcctaaaatgatctagaaaaataaatggacggcatggatgaaacacacacatcatgctgGCCATTGGCCagtgacagggggagtagccaatccgtttccatgtatTAAAGAGCTTTTCCGTTGGCGGGTCTTATaccttggtgatccaaaccattagtgGG
This DNA window, taken from Magnolia sinica isolate HGM2019 chromosome 14, MsV1, whole genome shotgun sequence, encodes the following:
- the LOC131225439 gene encoding pyrophosphate-energized vacuolar membrane proton pump-like, yielding MGLMGETVTEIVIPVAAVIGIGFALVQWFLVSKVRVSIDSGVKNGYNDRLIEDEEENVDSQEVVVKCAEIQSAISVGATSFLFTEYKYLGVFTVVFGVIIFLFLGSVKGFSTASEPCTYNKEKLCKPALANALFTTIAFLLGAVTSVLSGFLGMKIATYANARTTLEARKGVGKAFITAFRSGAVMGFLLAANGLLVLYISINLFGLYYGDDWEGLYESITGYGLGGSSMALFGRVGGGIYTKAADVGADLVGKVERNIPEDDPRNPAVIADNVGDNVGDIAGMGSDLFGSYAESSCAALFVASISSFGITHDLSAMLYPLIISSMGIIVCLITTLFATDIFEIKSVSQIEPALKRQLLISTILMTIGIAIITFIALPSKFTIFDFGAEKTVKNWHLFFCVSIGLWAGLVIGYITEYYTSNAYSPVQDVADSCRTGAATNVIFGLALGYKSVIIPIFAIAIAIYVSFSLAAMYGIAVAALGMLSTIATGLAIDAYGPISDNAGGIAEMAGMSHKIRERTDALDAAGNTTAAIGKGFAIGSAALVSLALFGAFVSRAGLKTVDVLTPKVFVGLIVGAMLPYWFSAMTMKSVGSAALKMVEEVRRQFNTIPGLMEGTTKPDYANCVKISTDASLKEMIPPGALVMLTPLIAGTFFGVETLAGVLAGSLVSGVQVAISASNTGGAWDNAKKYIEAGASDHARTLGPKGSDPHKAAVIGDTIGDPLKDTSGPSLNILIKLMAVESLVFAPFFATHGGLIFKWL